Proteins from a single region of Acidobacteriota bacterium:
- a CDS encoding FtsX-like permease family protein has translation MSKLMGELLRRLGMLLSMGRWRRELAEEMRLHRELRGEWRFGNELRLLERSQAQWGWTWLETWAQDIRHGLRLLRRTPLITALALVSLGLGIGATTTLFSLTDAVLLRPLAVNHPEQLAQVYTQGPDEASAAPWFTRHMWEQMREHQDVFSNVFAWANTEFYPRDREQPLWGAYASSSYFAGLGVHAEAGRLLGPHDDYRGCAKVAVISDAFWRNHFRGSPRALGVALDVANGPFTIVGVMPPGFLGTYIGRRADIVAPLCASPAMSAGGPDNWLLLLMGRRKPGVTLAAARTRLAAQAPGWMPTKRRNRRWTLTPASGGMNWFGRSYGTALLLLLGIALLVLLVACANLAALMLARAAARRQEIAVRRALGAGRLRLVRQLLTESGLLVLGGAALGVAFAVWACQAAERLLRAQLNLTLDGRVLLAALGLTLATAVLVGLAPALSVSRAKATSRAAGRRATVAAVAIAVILLAGAGLFLRSFAKLAAAPLGFDPAHVALVEVMAPDASHATSDIAPTRSRTVAALRALPGVTAASASLIVPSQGLQWDGPVRNRTGRTAGMFFNAVSPDYFRTLRTGLVAGRDFRTGDTEGAPLVVIVNQAAAHVLSAGAEAIGQPLWAGASGASAYEVIGVAEDAKYQGLRDPAPPQVYFALAQLAETSPTINFELRSPLPQATLAAEVHRVMRRNEPEASYQFRSFSNAIAGTLSTERLLAWLSGLFGGLALLLTAIGLYGIMAYNAERRKREFGIRLALGAEPRSVLRLALGDAAWVVGIGVAIGVPLAWVGARTAQAALSKLLYGLRPTDAATLGAAVVVLVAAALAAAWLPARRAARTDPMSTLRDDG, from the coding sequence GTGAGCAAGCTTATGGGCGAGCTGTTGCGCAGACTCGGCATGTTGCTCTCGATGGGGCGCTGGCGGCGCGAGCTGGCCGAGGAGATGCGGCTGCACCGGGAGCTCCGCGGCGAATGGCGCTTTGGAAATGAACTGCGGCTGCTGGAGCGCAGCCAGGCGCAGTGGGGCTGGACGTGGCTGGAGACGTGGGCGCAGGATATCCGGCACGGATTGCGATTGCTGCGGCGCACGCCGCTGATCACGGCGCTGGCGCTGGTGTCGCTGGGGCTGGGCATCGGCGCCACAACGACACTGTTCTCGCTCACCGATGCGGTGCTGCTGCGGCCGCTGGCGGTCAACCATCCCGAGCAGTTGGCGCAGGTCTACACGCAGGGACCGGATGAGGCAAGCGCGGCGCCATGGTTCACGCGGCATATGTGGGAGCAGATGCGGGAGCACCAGGACGTGTTCTCGAATGTGTTCGCGTGGGCCAACACGGAGTTTTACCCACGCGATAGAGAGCAGCCGTTGTGGGGCGCGTATGCGAGCAGCAGCTACTTCGCTGGACTGGGCGTTCATGCCGAGGCTGGGAGGCTGCTTGGGCCGCACGATGACTACCGCGGGTGCGCGAAGGTCGCGGTGATCAGCGACGCTTTTTGGCGCAATCATTTTCGCGGCTCGCCGCGCGCGCTGGGCGTGGCACTGGACGTAGCCAATGGTCCGTTTACCATCGTCGGCGTTATGCCCCCGGGATTTCTGGGGACCTATATTGGCAGGCGCGCGGATATCGTTGCGCCGCTGTGCGCCAGTCCTGCGATGAGCGCGGGCGGTCCCGACAATTGGCTTCTGCTTTTGATGGGGCGGCGGAAGCCGGGCGTCACTCTGGCGGCGGCGCGCACGCGTCTCGCGGCGCAGGCACCCGGCTGGATGCCCACCAAGCGGCGCAACCGGCGCTGGACGCTGACGCCGGCGAGCGGCGGCATGAACTGGTTCGGGCGCAGCTATGGAACGGCGCTGCTACTGCTGCTCGGCATTGCGCTGCTGGTGCTGCTGGTCGCCTGCGCCAACTTGGCCGCGCTGATGCTGGCGCGCGCGGCGGCACGGCGGCAGGAGATTGCGGTGCGCCGGGCGCTAGGCGCGGGCCGGTTGCGGCTGGTGCGGCAACTGCTGACCGAGAGCGGCCTGCTGGTGCTGGGGGGCGCGGCGCTGGGCGTGGCCTTCGCAGTTTGGGCGTGCCAGGCGGCCGAGCGACTGCTACGGGCACAATTGAATCTGACGCTGGATGGGCGCGTACTCTTGGCCGCGTTGGGATTGACGCTGGCGACGGCAGTACTGGTGGGACTGGCGCCAGCGCTCAGCGTCAGCCGCGCCAAGGCCACATCGCGCGCTGCCGGGCGGCGCGCGACAGTCGCCGCGGTGGCGATTGCGGTGATCCTGCTGGCGGGCGCGGGACTGTTCCTGCGAAGCTTTGCCAAGCTGGCGGCGGCGCCCCTGGGTTTTGATCCGGCTCATGTCGCGCTGGTCGAGGTGATGGCGCCGGATGCATCGCACGCCACTAGCGATATTGCGCCGACACGCAGCCGCACGGTCGCGGCGCTGCGTGCGCTGCCTGGCGTTACGGCGGCCAGCGCCAGCCTCATCGTGCCCTCGCAGGGGCTGCAATGGGATGGACCGGTGCGCAACCGCACGGGGCGGACGGCGGGCATGTTCTTTAACGCGGTCTCGCCGGACTACTTCCGCACCCTGCGCACCGGGCTGGTCGCGGGCAGGGATTTCAGAACAGGCGACACGGAAGGCGCACCGCTGGTGGTTATCGTGAATCAGGCTGCGGCACACGTGTTGTCCGCGGGTGCAGAAGCGATTGGCCAACCGCTTTGGGCGGGTGCGAGTGGAGCAAGCGCTTATGAGGTCATCGGCGTAGCGGAGGATGCCAAGTACCAGGGCTTGCGCGATCCTGCGCCGCCGCAGGTTTACTTCGCGCTGGCGCAGCTTGCGGAGACCTCCCCGACGATCAACTTTGAGCTGCGCTCGCCTCTGCCGCAAGCTACGCTGGCGGCGGAAGTGCACCGCGTGATGCGGCGAAACGAGCCGGAGGCAAGCTACCAGTTTCGGTCGTTTTCCAACGCGATAGCAGGCACGCTCAGCACCGAGCGGCTGCTGGCATGGCTGTCGGGGCTGTTTGGAGGGCTGGCGCTGCTGCTGACGGCCATCGGCCTGTACGGCATCATGGCGTACAACGCGGAGCGGCGGAAGCGTGAGTTCGGCATCCGGCTGGCCCTGGGGGCCGAGCCGCGCTCGGTGCTGCGGCTGGCGCTGGGCGATGCGGCATGGGTGGTCGGCATTGGCGTGGCGATCGGCGTACCACTGGCGTGGGTGGGCGCGCGGACAGCGCAGGCGGCGCTGAGCAAGCTGCTATATGGGTTGCGACCCACCGATGCGGCCACGCTCGGGGCGGCGGTCGTGGTGCTGGTGGCCGCGGCGCTGGCGGCGGCGTGGCTGCCGGCGCGGCGGGCGGCGCGCACGGATCCGATGAGCACGCTACGGGATGACGGCTAA
- a CDS encoding ribbon-helix-helix protein, CopG family, which translates to MRATTISLPDDLIRRTDRLAKKMKLSRNALIAKAIEAFIADQRDAEITEQLNQAYAHDDGR; encoded by the coding sequence ATGAGGGCCACCACCATCTCGCTGCCTGACGATCTGATCCGCCGGACAGACCGGCTCGCGAAAAAGATGAAGCTGTCGCGCAACGCTCTAATCGCCAAAGCGATCGAAGCTTTTATCGCCGACCAGCGCGACGCCGAGATTACGGAGCAACTCAATCAGGCCTATGCGCACGACGATGGTCGTTAG
- a CDS encoding antitoxin, with translation MKSNLTAQERQLLKEVEAGKWQPVKLSPAARNRYVQAARDSLRKDCRLNIRISRADLKAIQKRAVDEGLPYQTLIASLIHKYAAGRLRSE, from the coding sequence ATGAAATCCAATCTGACCGCGCAAGAGCGCCAGCTCCTGAAAGAAGTGGAAGCGGGCAAGTGGCAACCGGTAAAGCTGAGCCCCGCAGCACGCAACCGCTACGTCCAGGCTGCACGGGATTCGCTGCGCAAAGATTGTCGCCTGAATATTCGCATCTCACGCGCCGATTTGAAAGCCATCCAGAAACGCGCCGTCGACGAGGGCCTGCCCTACCAGACCCTCATCGCCAGCCTGATCCATAAGTACGCCGCGGGCCGCCTGCGCAGCGAGTGA
- a CDS encoding toxin, giving the protein MPRLAWNPEKDANLRATRGIGFEDVAFYIAAGDLVDVLEHPHPERYPGQKIFVVWCRDYAYLVPFVESEHEVFLKTIIPSRRWTRKIREERGNL; this is encoded by the coding sequence GTGCCGCGCCTTGCCTGGAACCCTGAAAAGGACGCCAACCTGCGCGCGACGCGCGGCATCGGATTTGAGGATGTCGCCTTTTACATTGCCGCTGGCGACTTGGTGGATGTGCTCGAACATCCCCACCCAGAGCGCTATCCCGGCCAGAAGATTTTTGTCGTCTGGTGCCGGGACTACGCTTACTTGGTGCCGTTTGTCGAGAGTGAGCACGAGGTTTTTCTGAAGACCATAATTCCCAGCCGCCGTTGGACCCGGAAGATCCGAGAGGAAAGAGGGAATCTATGA
- a CDS encoding DUF262 domain-containing protein — MSCFGAVEVAASGAHANHFAARCSSTVAARRHPRGRQRLPHDLAVDLPEAGRYSKIRACPELPTIVPFPVSCQCQRLPSHGDEMNYEIGKMKVDELAGYFKDGKINLIPPFQRGRAWSPALRKKLLENMVRGRPIPAIFLYKDEAGSKYSYNILDGKQRLESILLFIGCKREDLAIPNWKQYFFKTTAKPDFKIDVSKALKPADNRSFADLDDETVRNFREYKIPTIEIDMDREEGGIQELIDLFIDINQLGVKVSRWNIVRTMYSKNRLLADIFKLVAIRQKRRKDWFYKMVDNDFTFVLKRLQSVQSLEENQSEERVDRMWERLLEIALFVRTGQHRTLAQILKAFIGVRVDSAKLSPDERQRLASAFKFLRSLYGRPELKESRLAMDQPHFYTMVTSIIALNLASAYPDLSHRIAALAKVIDGKDQPPRGYAQDLRDYMDLSSKQTTHPGRRQQRQDLFAKLIGSV; from the coding sequence ATGTCTTGCTTTGGAGCGGTGGAAGTGGCAGCGTCGGGCGCCCACGCAAACCACTTTGCGGCACGCTGCTCGTCCACCGTAGCTGCGCGTCGACACCCGCGAGGTAGGCAGCGGCTGCCGCACGACCTGGCCGTCGATCTCCCTGAGGCAGGGCGATACTCAAAAATTCGGGCTTGCCCAGAATTGCCGACCATCGTACCATTCCCGGTGAGCTGCCAATGTCAGCGGTTGCCGAGCCATGGAGACGAGATGAACTACGAAATTGGGAAGATGAAGGTTGACGAACTCGCTGGCTATTTCAAAGATGGAAAGATAAATCTGATCCCGCCGTTCCAACGTGGCCGTGCATGGTCGCCCGCGCTGCGCAAGAAACTGTTGGAGAATATGGTACGTGGCAGACCGATTCCGGCGATCTTCCTTTACAAGGATGAGGCAGGCAGTAAGTACTCTTACAACATCCTTGATGGCAAGCAGCGCCTCGAGAGCATTTTGCTTTTCATAGGCTGCAAGCGGGAAGACCTTGCGATCCCGAACTGGAAGCAGTACTTCTTCAAAACGACCGCAAAGCCGGACTTCAAGATTGACGTCTCGAAAGCCCTTAAGCCGGCGGACAACAGATCCTTCGCGGATCTCGACGACGAGACGGTGAGAAACTTCCGAGAGTACAAGATCCCAACGATCGAGATAGACATGGACCGGGAAGAGGGCGGCATCCAGGAGCTGATTGACCTTTTCATCGACATCAACCAGCTTGGGGTCAAGGTGAGCAGATGGAACATCGTGAGAACGATGTACTCGAAAAACCGCCTGCTGGCTGATATTTTTAAGCTGGTTGCAATCAGACAGAAGCGACGCAAAGACTGGTTTTACAAGATGGTAGACAATGACTTCACATTCGTGCTGAAGCGCCTTCAGTCTGTCCAAAGCCTTGAGGAAAATCAGTCCGAAGAACGGGTTGACCGGATGTGGGAGCGGCTCCTCGAGATTGCTCTCTTTGTGAGAACAGGCCAGCACCGCACCTTGGCCCAGATCCTGAAGGCGTTCATTGGCGTCCGCGTGGACAGCGCGAAGCTATCGCCGGACGAGAGGCAGCGGCTCGCGTCGGCCTTCAAATTCCTTCGCTCGCTTTACGGTCGGCCGGAGCTAAAGGAGTCGCGCTTGGCAATGGACCAACCGCACTTCTACACAATGGTTACGTCGATCATTGCGCTAAACCTCGCCAGCGCGTACCCGGATCTGAGCCACCGTATCGCGGCACTGGCTAAGGTCATCGATGGGAAGGACCAGCCGCCGCGAGGCTATGCGCAGGACCTGAGGGACTATATGGATCTCTCGTCCAAGCAGACAACCCACCCCGGCAGGAGGCAGCAGCGGCAGGACCTCTTTGCCAAGCTCATCGGCTCTGTGTAA
- the carB gene encoding carbamoyl-phosphate synthase large subunit → MPRRSDIHKVIILGSGPIVIGQACEFDYSGAQACKALRADGFETVLVNSNPATIMTDPEMADRTYIEPLTRAYVAEILKREASPAGGVALLPTVGGQTALNLAVELADSGDLERYGIRLIGAQLEAIKKAEDRLLFKDAMKSIGLDTPRSRLVNNLKDGLDFAAQYPVIIRPSFTLGGTGGGLAYNREELSAMLVRGLDLSPVHEVLVEETVLGWKEYELEVMRDNADNVIIVCSIENLDPMGVHTGDSITVAPAQTLSDREYQAMRDASLKVMREIGVETGGSNIQYAVNPRDGRMVVIEMNPRVSRSSALASKATGFPIAKIAAKLAVGYRLDEIANDITRKTPACFEPTLDYVVVKIPKWQYEKFPGADTTLGPQMHSVGEVMAIGRSFKEALFKGVRSLETGKKAGHIAIDPARLIQRLVSPHPDRLNYVRYALGAGGMSVADVAGWTGMDPWFLHQIQDVSRLEATVADTGDLAKLPAAILHEAKRSGLSDARLAELTGADDSKVAARRRELGLLPVYKRVDTCAAEFESFTPYMYSSYEEEDESEPSSRRKIAILGSGPNRIGQGIEFDYCCCHASFALRERGLETIMVNCNPETVSTDYDTSDRLYFEPLTFEDVSRVLEHEASTGKLEGVIVQFGGQTPLNLALPLEKAGFKILGTSPRSIDLAEDRKRFGALLRRLDIRQPESGTATSVEQALKVAARIGYPVLVRPSYVLGGRAMAIVYDDAMLREYMALATEYSSNRPILIDRFLEDAIEVDVDAISDGTDVVLGGIMEHIEEAGIHSGDSSCVLPPFSLSPELQQQLQEQTIRLARALKVVGLMNVQFAITHTNGDGAPEVYVLEVNPRASRTIPYVSKATGVPLAKLAAIVMSRAAKLRALLPPEVLAAQRLPTGANYCVKSPVFPWNKFQGADPVLGPEMHSTGEVMGVAPTMGEAFAKAQLAAGQALPEQGTVFFKLRERDKTRGIPLARRCLDLGFTLLATRGTAAVFRQAGLPVTPVFKISEGRPNFIDLIKGGGVTLVVNTPAGREQFFEEKEIRRTAVARRIPIVTTLAAAQAAIEAIAARAAAHPSVHVLQDMHRHLAHPATR, encoded by the coding sequence ATGCCCCGACGCTCCGACATCCACAAAGTCATCATCCTCGGTTCCGGCCCCATCGTCATCGGCCAGGCCTGCGAATTCGACTACTCCGGCGCCCAGGCTTGCAAAGCGCTGCGTGCCGACGGCTTCGAAACCGTGCTGGTCAACTCGAATCCGGCCACCATCATGACCGACCCCGAGATGGCCGACCGCACCTACATCGAACCGCTCACGCGTGCCTACGTGGCCGAAATCCTTAAGCGCGAAGCCTCGCCTGCTGGAGGCGTCGCCCTGCTGCCCACCGTCGGCGGTCAGACGGCGCTCAACCTCGCGGTCGAGCTGGCCGATAGCGGCGACCTCGAGCGTTACGGCATCCGCCTCATCGGCGCGCAGCTCGAAGCCATCAAAAAAGCCGAAGATCGCCTGCTCTTCAAGGACGCCATGAAGAGCATCGGCCTCGACACCCCGCGCTCGCGCCTGGTCAACAACCTCAAGGACGGCCTCGACTTCGCCGCGCAGTATCCGGTCATCATCCGCCCGTCGTTCACCCTCGGCGGCACCGGCGGCGGCCTTGCCTACAACCGCGAAGAGCTTTCCGCCATGCTGGTGCGCGGCCTCGACCTCTCACCCGTGCATGAAGTGCTGGTCGAAGAAACCGTGCTCGGCTGGAAAGAGTACGAGCTCGAGGTGATGCGCGACAACGCCGACAACGTCATCATCGTGTGCTCGATCGAGAACCTCGATCCCATGGGCGTGCACACCGGCGACTCCATCACCGTCGCCCCCGCCCAGACCCTCAGCGACCGCGAGTATCAGGCCATGCGCGACGCCTCGCTCAAGGTCATGCGCGAAATCGGCGTCGAAACCGGCGGCAGCAACATCCAGTACGCCGTCAACCCGCGTGACGGCCGCATGGTCGTCATCGAGATGAACCCGCGCGTCTCGCGCTCCTCCGCACTCGCCTCCAAAGCCACCGGCTTCCCCATCGCCAAAATTGCCGCCAAGCTCGCCGTCGGCTACCGCCTGGACGAAATCGCCAACGACATCACCCGCAAAACTCCTGCCTGCTTCGAACCCACACTCGACTACGTGGTGGTGAAAATCCCCAAGTGGCAATACGAGAAGTTCCCTGGCGCCGACACCACCCTGGGCCCGCAAATGCACTCTGTCGGCGAGGTGATGGCCATCGGCCGCAGCTTCAAGGAAGCCCTGTTCAAAGGCGTGCGCTCGCTCGAAACCGGCAAGAAGGCCGGCCACATCGCCATTGACCCCGCGCGCCTGATCCAGCGCCTGGTCTCGCCTCATCCCGACCGCCTCAACTACGTCCGCTACGCCCTCGGCGCGGGCGGCATGAGCGTCGCCGACGTCGCCGGGTGGACGGGCATGGATCCCTGGTTCCTGCACCAGATTCAGGACGTCTCCCGCCTCGAGGCGACCGTCGCTGACACGGGCGATCTCGCCAAGCTCCCAGCAGCCATCTTGCACGAAGCCAAGCGCAGTGGTCTCAGCGATGCCCGCCTCGCCGAGCTGACCGGCGCCGACGACTCCAAGGTCGCAGCCCGCCGCCGCGAACTTGGCCTGCTGCCTGTCTACAAGCGCGTCGATACCTGCGCCGCCGAATTCGAATCCTTCACGCCCTACATGTACTCCAGCTACGAGGAAGAGGACGAGTCGGAGCCCTCCAGCCGCCGCAAAATCGCCATCCTCGGCAGCGGTCCCAACCGCATCGGCCAGGGCATCGAGTTCGACTACTGCTGCTGCCACGCCTCCTTCGCGCTGCGCGAGCGCGGCTTGGAGACGATCATGGTGAACTGCAATCCCGAGACCGTCTCCACCGACTACGACACCAGCGACCGCCTCTACTTCGAGCCGCTCACCTTCGAGGATGTCTCCCGCGTGCTCGAGCACGAAGCCTCGACCGGCAAGCTCGAAGGCGTCATCGTCCAGTTCGGCGGTCAGACGCCGCTCAACCTCGCCCTGCCGCTCGAAAAGGCGGGCTTCAAAATCCTCGGAACCTCGCCCCGCTCCATCGATCTCGCCGAAGACCGCAAGCGCTTCGGCGCCCTGCTGCGCCGTCTCGACATCCGCCAGCCCGAAAGCGGCACCGCAACTTCGGTCGAGCAGGCCCTCAAAGTGGCCGCCCGCATCGGCTATCCCGTGCTCGTGCGGCCCTCCTACGTGCTCGGCGGCCGCGCCATGGCGATTGTTTACGACGACGCCATGCTGCGCGAGTACATGGCCCTCGCCACCGAATACTCCTCCAACCGCCCCATCCTCATCGACCGCTTCCTGGAAGACGCCATCGAAGTCGACGTGGACGCCATCTCCGACGGCACCGACGTCGTCCTCGGCGGCATCATGGAGCACATCGAAGAGGCCGGCATCCACAGCGGCGACAGCTCCTGCGTCCTGCCGCCCTTCAGCCTTTCGCCCGAACTCCAGCAGCAGTTGCAGGAGCAGACCATCCGCCTTGCCCGCGCCCTCAAAGTCGTCGGCCTGATGAATGTCCAGTTCGCCATCACCCACACCAACGGGGACGGCGCTCCCGAGGTCTACGTCCTCGAAGTCAACCCCCGCGCCTCGCGTACCATCCCCTACGTCAGCAAGGCCACCGGCGTTCCGCTCGCCAAGCTCGCCGCCATCGTCATGAGCCGTGCCGCCAAGCTGCGCGCGCTGCTGCCGCCCGAGGTGCTTGCCGCTCAGCGCTTGCCCACCGGCGCCAACTACTGCGTCAAAAGCCCGGTCTTCCCCTGGAACAAATTCCAGGGCGCCGACCCCGTTCTCGGCCCCGAAATGCACTCCACCGGCGAAGTCATGGGTGTCGCACCCACCATGGGCGAGGCTTTCGCCAAAGCCCAGCTTGCCGCCGGCCAGGCGCTGCCGGAGCAGGGAACCGTCTTCTTCAAGCTCCGCGAACGCGACAAAACCCGCGGCATCCCGCTCGCCCGCCGCTGTCTCGATCTCGGCTTTACGCTCCTCGCCACCCGCGGCACCGCCGCCGTCTTCCGCCAGGCCGGCCTGCCGGTCACGCCCGTCTTCAAGATCAGCGAAGGCCGCCCCAACTTTATCGACCTCATCAAAGGTGGCGGCGTCACCCTCGTCGTCAACACCCCCGCCGGCCGCGAGCAGTTCTTCGAGGAAAAAGAGATCCGCCGCACCGCCGTCGCCCGCCGCATCCCCATCGTCACCACCCTCGCCGCCGCCCAGGCCGCCATCGAAGCCATCGCCGCCCGCGCCGCCGCCCACCCCTCCGTCCACGTCCTCCAGGACATGCACCGCCACCTCGCCCACCCCGCCACGCGGTAG
- the carA gene encoding carbamoyl-phosphate synthase small subunit, with product MEALLALEDGRVFRGTGHGGIAKTKAGAGEVVFNTSMTGYQEICTDPSYAGQIVCLTAPQIGNYGTTAEDDEANHPFVEGLIVREFSSITSNWRSQQDCQDYLDRFGIPVLAGIDTRALVRHLRSQGVLRGVIAPAAGASIDALVARARAIPPMTGTDLAQVVSTKSPYDGPPPSSLEIAPLVVAFDYGMKRNITRQLAGHGCRVRVVPAKTSAADVLALHPDGVFLSNGPGDPEPCTYAVETIRGLMGRVPIFGICLGHQLIGLALGGKTYKLKFGHHGGNHPVRYEPTGRIEITAHNHNFAVDPDSLRASDVDLTHFDLNDGTLEGLRHRSLPLFSVQYHPEAAPGPHDSQYLFHDFVTLMTDRPTDR from the coding sequence ATGGAAGCCTTACTGGCACTAGAAGATGGCCGGGTATTCCGGGGCACTGGCCACGGCGGAATCGCCAAAACCAAAGCCGGCGCCGGCGAAGTAGTTTTCAACACCTCCATGACCGGCTATCAGGAGATCTGCACCGATCCCTCCTACGCCGGCCAGATCGTCTGCCTCACCGCGCCACAAATCGGCAACTACGGCACCACCGCCGAGGATGACGAGGCCAACCACCCCTTCGTCGAAGGCCTGATCGTCCGCGAATTCTCTTCCATCACCAGCAACTGGCGCAGCCAGCAGGACTGCCAGGACTATCTCGACCGTTTCGGCATTCCGGTGCTCGCCGGTATCGATACCCGCGCCCTGGTCCGTCACTTGCGTTCCCAAGGCGTGCTGCGCGGCGTCATCGCCCCCGCCGCCGGCGCATCGATCGATGCGCTCGTGGCCCGCGCCCGTGCCATCCCGCCGATGACCGGCACCGATCTGGCGCAGGTGGTCAGCACCAAATCGCCCTACGACGGCCCTCCGCCGTCGTCTCTTGAGATCGCCCCCCTGGTCGTAGCCTTCGACTATGGCATGAAGCGCAACATCACCCGCCAGCTTGCCGGGCACGGCTGCCGTGTCCGCGTCGTTCCGGCGAAAACCTCCGCCGCCGACGTACTGGCGCTGCATCCCGATGGCGTCTTCCTTTCCAACGGTCCCGGCGATCCCGAACCCTGCACTTACGCCGTCGAAACCATCCGTGGCTTGATGGGCCGTGTCCCCATCTTCGGAATCTGTCTTGGCCACCAGCTCATCGGTCTCGCCCTCGGCGGCAAAACCTACAAGCTCAAGTTCGGTCATCATGGTGGCAACCATCCGGTGCGCTATGAACCCACGGGCCGCATCGAAATCACTGCCCACAACCACAACTTCGCCGTCGATCCCGACTCGCTCCGCGCCAGCGACGTCGACCTCACCCATTTCGACCTCAACGACGGCACCCTCGAAGGTCTCCGCCACCGCTCCCTGCCGCTGTTTTCGGTGCAATACCACCCCGAAGCCGCTCCCGGCCCCCACGATTCCCAATACCTCTTCCACGACTTCGTGACTCTAATGACCGACCGACCGACCGACCGATAG